The Cryptococcus neoformans var. neoformans B-3501A chromosome 7, whole genome shotgun sequence genome window below encodes:
- a CDS encoding hypothetical protein (HMMPfam hit to V-SNARE, Vesicle transport v-SNARE protein, score: 106.3, E(): 7.2e-29) — protein MSTSWDNARRHARALETALDSKLSTYSKLAASIARGSSLGGSSSRDELSMEEEGIGGYKLVEEEIEELLSKLEQAIEDLTSLINSPSQPPSTSMQHSAQTHRDNLDDYRRDFVRTRNNVEQTIRRSNLLGSVRKDISDYKSGRSGTTDALLQDRSRIDSSHRMIDDTLNQAYATREDFAQQRTFLASIDSRMGGVLNQMPGINSLITMIRTRRRRDTVIMGCVIGLCVVLLLGYMFGF, from the exons ATGTCCACGTCCTGGGACAACGCACGAAGGCATGCCCGAGCCCTTGAGACAGCCTTGGACTCGAAATTGTCCACTTATTCAAAGCTAGCTGCTTCCATCGCACGCGGCTCCTCTCTGGGCGGAAGCTCTAGTCGTGATGAACTCAgtatggaagaagaaggtatcGGGGGCTACAAGCtcgttgaggaggagattgaagagcttCTTTCAAAG CTTGAACAAGCGATTGAAGACCTCACAAGTCTTATAAATTCCCCGAGCCAACCTCCTTCCACGTCAATGCAACACTCTGCCCAGACTCACAGGGATAACTTGGATGATTACAGGAGGGACTTTGTACGCACCCGG AACAATGTTGAGCAAACCATACGGCGGTCAAACCTTTTAGGGTCTGTTCGCAAGGACATAAG TGATTACAAATCTGGACGGTCTGGCACAACGGACGCTCTCTTGCAAGATCGATCTCGAATAGATTCGAGTCATCGCATGATTGACGACACCTTAAA TCAAGCCTACGCCACCCGCGAAGACTTTGCCCAACAACGCACCTTCCTTGCCTCTATCGACTCTCGAATGGGCGGTGTTCTCAACCAAATGCCAGGTATTAATTCTCTCATCACAATGATAAGGACAcgtagaagaagagatactGTCATTATGGGATGCGTTATCGGCCTGTGCGTTGTGTTACTTCTTGGTTATATGTTTGGGTTCTAG
- a CDS encoding hypothetical protein (Match to ESTs gb|CF187054.1|CF187054, gb|CF186322.1|CF186322, gb|CF186316.1|CF186316; HMMPfam hit to EMP24_GP25L, emp24/gp25L/p24 family, score: 143.1, E(): 6.1e-40): MPLSRPPILAAIAIGLLAAAHVSATALTAMLAANDRSCYYADVDGLGEKVGFYFAVQSGGNFEIDYVVLDPDDRVILEGQGEKQGDYIFTANKLGEYSFCFENEAYTQDKLLDFDIMVESEPRRILPGQQPPLKEHTSALEESTYKISGILNSITRTQKYFHTRHHRNYSTVLSTQSRILWFTILECIIIVAMSLLQVWILKTFFSRGGRRYKV; the protein is encoded by the exons ATGCCTTTATCACGTCCACCAATACTTGCTGCCATAGCTATAGGCCTTCTCGCAGCTGCCCACGTCAGCGCGacagccttgacagccaTGTTGGCTGCAAACGACAGGTCTTGTTACTACGCCGACGTCGACGGGTTGGGAGAGAAAGTTG GCTTCTACTTCGCCGTGCAGTCCGGAGGAAACTTCGAAATTGACTATGTGGTGTTGGACCCAGATGACAGAGTGATCTTGGAGGGccaaggagagaagcaaggtGACTACATTTTCACCGCCAACAAG CTTGGGGAATACTCTTTCTGCTTTGAAAATGAAGCGTACACCCAAGACAAACTTCTCGACTTTGA CATTATGGTAGAATCTGAGCCTCGACGCATCCTTCCTGGTCAGCAACCACCTCTCAAGGAACACACCTCTGCCCTCGAAGAGAGCACTTACAAAATCAGTGGCATCTTGAACAGCATCACCAGAACTCAGAAATACTTCCACACACGACATCACAGAAATTACTCTACCGTTCTATCGACACAGAGCAGAATATTGTGGTTCACAATTTTGGAGTGTATTATCATTGTAGCCATGTCCTT ATTGCAAGTTTGGATTCTCAAGACTTTCTTTTCACGTGGCGGAAGGCGTTATAAGGTTTAA